A region of Jannaschia sp. W003 DNA encodes the following proteins:
- a CDS encoding thioredoxin family protein, translated as MRLLIAAVAALWAVAAPAAELGDDGLHKAPWMVETFKDLREDLAEANASGRRLLLIVEQRGCIYCTRMHEEVFPREDIARMLGEDYLVVQLNMFGDVEVTDFDGESMSEKAAVRRWGLNFTPTLLFLPEDVPEGATAGEAAVATMPGAFGAGTTRNLLQWVLERGYAGDEPFQAYHARKLGGG; from the coding sequence ATGAGACTTCTGATTGCCGCCGTTGCCGCGCTCTGGGCGGTCGCCGCGCCCGCCGCCGAGCTGGGCGACGACGGGCTGCACAAGGCGCCCTGGATGGTGGAGACCTTCAAGGACCTGCGCGAGGATCTGGCCGAGGCGAACGCGTCGGGCCGCCGTCTCCTGCTGATCGTCGAGCAGCGGGGCTGCATCTACTGCACCAGGATGCACGAGGAGGTGTTCCCCCGGGAGGACATCGCCCGGATGCTGGGCGAGGACTACCTCGTGGTGCAGCTCAACATGTTCGGCGACGTCGAGGTGACCGACTTCGACGGCGAATCGATGAGCGAGAAGGCGGCCGTCCGCCGCTGGGGCCTCAACTTCACGCCCACCCTCCTGTTCCTGCCCGAGGATGTCCCCGAGGGCGCCACCGCGGGCGAGGCGGCTGTGGCCACGATGCCCGGCGCGTTCGGTGCGGGCACCACGCGGAACCTGCTGCAATGGGTGCTGGAGCGCGGCTACGCGGGCGACGAGCCGTTCCAGGCCTATCACGCGCGCAAGCTGGGCGGGGGCTGA
- a CDS encoding DUF2493 domain-containing protein, which produces MAYRVLVCGGRAPRELVDRELDRIAGRVAPRPVALVVPAAKSGDAPRRAEAWAGRAGADVEVYATDYPRLSRSAAAVDRAVRMLREGKPDLVLAFVGLGSTDLTERAQRMGVPVRIVPTAQPVGPRLAALRRRRPAV; this is translated from the coding sequence ATGGCGTACCGCGTGCTCGTGTGCGGCGGGCGGGCACCGCGGGAGCTCGTGGACCGCGAGCTCGACCGCATCGCGGGCCGCGTGGCTCCGCGGCCGGTGGCGCTGGTCGTTCCGGCTGCCAAGTCCGGCGATGCCCCGCGGCGGGCCGAGGCGTGGGCCGGGCGGGCGGGCGCGGACGTCGAGGTCTACGCCACCGACTATCCGCGCCTCAGCCGCTCGGCCGCAGCGGTCGATCGAGCCGTGCGGATGCTGCGGGAGGGCAAGCCCGACCTGGTGCTCGCCTTCGTGGGCCTGGGCTCGACCGACCTGACCGAGCGCGCGCAGCGGATGGGCGTGCCCGTTCGCATCGTCCCGACAGCACAACCCGTGGGGCCGAGGCTCGCCGCCCTCAGGCGGCGCCGCCCGGCGGTCTAG
- a CDS encoding IclR family transcriptional regulator, with translation MEILETLSMRPEPARLGDLARDLVIPKSSMHALLTTLVNRGYVERDSTDRYRIVESFRQGFGWVGGFEAQLRAVAQPIIDATRDATRETVFVCVQRPDLDVQLVCKAVSEQPIRYDAKEQSCLPGYATVMGRVLLAHTDPDAVDAYFARTELQAATDRALTDEAAIREELERIRAQGFGTIEEEFAQGGCGIAAPIRNGEGRVVAVVDIATVAQRYAARKGEMKAAVLETAEAISQRLGHRKERE, from the coding sequence TTGGAGATCCTCGAGACCCTCTCGATGCGTCCCGAGCCCGCGCGGTTGGGAGATCTGGCGCGCGATCTGGTGATCCCCAAGAGCAGCATGCATGCGCTTCTCACCACCTTGGTGAACCGCGGCTATGTTGAGCGTGATTCCACGGACCGCTACCGCATCGTCGAAAGCTTCCGGCAGGGGTTCGGCTGGGTTGGCGGCTTCGAGGCGCAGTTGCGAGCGGTGGCGCAGCCCATCATCGACGCCACCCGTGACGCCACCCGTGAGACCGTGTTCGTCTGCGTTCAGCGCCCCGACCTCGATGTGCAGCTTGTATGCAAAGCCGTTAGCGAGCAGCCGATCCGGTACGACGCGAAGGAGCAATCTTGCCTTCCGGGCTACGCGACGGTGATGGGCCGCGTCCTCCTGGCCCACACGGATCCGGACGCGGTGGATGCCTACTTCGCCCGAACCGAGCTGCAGGCCGCGACGGACCGTGCGCTGACCGACGAGGCGGCGATCCGCGAGGAGCTCGAGCGCATCCGCGCGCAGGGGTTCGGCACCATCGAGGAGGAGTTCGCCCAGGGCGGCTGCGGCATCGCCGCGCCGATCCGGAACGGCGAGGGCCGAGTGGTGGCGGTGGTCGACATTGCCACCGTGGCGCAGCGCTACGCAGCCCGGAAGGGCGAGATGAAGGCGGCCGTGCTGGAGACAGCAGAAGCGATCAGCCAGCGTCTCGGACATAGGAAGGAACGCGAATGA
- the soxA gene encoding sulfur oxidation c-type cytochrome SoxA, translating to MKTLMLPAAVLAFAAGAAQADPDDDQLVVNGDLEIVTEAAAPDHLEGAIDTIYSGWRFRSDETQAVQADDFDNPGMLGVESAIDMWNAAEGTGGESCASCHGEPEEMAGVAPTYPKWDEAAGEVQTLTMQVNECRTERMGAEPLPYDKGAATDMVALLTSVSRGMPVNVAIDGPAQSTWEQGKELYYTRFGQLELSCSNCHEDNYGRMIRADHLSQGQINGFPTYRLKNTKLNGVHSRFRGCIRDTRAETFAVGSPELVALELYVASRGNGLSVEGPSVRN from the coding sequence ATGAAGACCCTGATGCTCCCGGCGGCCGTGCTGGCCTTCGCAGCCGGCGCCGCGCAGGCCGACCCGGACGACGACCAGCTTGTCGTCAACGGCGATCTGGAGATCGTCACCGAGGCGGCGGCCCCCGATCACCTGGAAGGCGCGATCGACACCATCTACTCGGGCTGGCGCTTCCGCTCCGACGAGACGCAGGCGGTGCAGGCCGACGACTTCGACAACCCCGGCATGCTGGGCGTCGAGAGCGCGATCGACATGTGGAACGCCGCTGAGGGCACCGGAGGCGAGAGCTGCGCCTCGTGCCACGGCGAGCCCGAGGAGATGGCCGGCGTGGCGCCCACCTACCCCAAGTGGGACGAGGCGGCGGGCGAGGTGCAGACCCTCACCATGCAGGTCAACGAGTGCCGCACCGAGCGCATGGGCGCCGAGCCGCTGCCCTACGACAAGGGTGCGGCGACCGACATGGTGGCGCTGCTGACCTCCGTGAGCCGCGGCATGCCGGTGAACGTCGCCATCGACGGCCCCGCACAGTCCACGTGGGAGCAGGGCAAGGAGCTTTACTACACGCGCTTCGGCCAGCTGGAGCTGAGCTGCTCGAACTGCCACGAGGACAACTACGGCCGCATGATCCGCGCCGACCACCTGAGCCAGGGGCAGATCAACGGCTTCCCGACCTACCGGCTCAAGAACACCAAGCTCAACGGCGTGCACTCGCGCTTCCGGGGCTGCATCCGCGATACCCGGGCCGAGACCTTCGCGGTGGGCTCGCCGGAGCTGGTGGCCCTCGAGCTCTACGTCGCGTCGCGCGGGAACGGCCTCTCGGTCGAAGGCCCCTCCGTCCGCAACTGA
- a CDS encoding site-specific integrase: protein MAGRHRLSAAFVRAAPPGKHCDGAGLWLHCRADGGAQWFLRVTVHGRRREMGLGSAHDVSLKRARELADAWRAVAVEGRDPIKERERELREATRADTSLRRIAEEAFEARKAELKGEGLAGRWFSPLELHVLPKLGKVPVEDLDQRDIRDVLAPLWHTKADTARKALNRLGIVLRHAAALGLEVDLQATDKARALLGKSRHAAQNIPALPWQDVPGFYASLGEPTVTHLALRLLILTGVRSAPLRALRFEQIEGDIWTIPGEAMKGRRGRTEDFRVPLSREALRVIEAAGEFERDGWLFPSPRKGVISDAAMARLMERRGMAERPHGFRSSVRTWLAEATDAPHEVAETVLAHVAGTSVQRAYRRTDFLEQRRGLMERWAGHVTGESGALVRFGQAS, encoded by the coding sequence ATGGCCGGTCGACACAGGCTTTCCGCGGCCTTCGTGCGCGCGGCACCCCCGGGCAAGCACTGCGACGGCGCCGGCCTCTGGCTTCACTGCCGCGCGGACGGCGGCGCCCAGTGGTTCCTCCGGGTCACCGTTCACGGCCGCCGCCGCGAGATGGGTCTGGGCAGCGCCCACGACGTCTCTCTCAAGCGCGCCCGCGAGCTCGCCGACGCTTGGCGCGCCGTCGCCGTCGAGGGCCGCGACCCCATCAAGGAGCGCGAGCGTGAGCTGCGCGAGGCCACCCGCGCGGACACGAGCCTGCGACGCATCGCCGAGGAGGCCTTCGAGGCCCGCAAGGCTGAGCTGAAGGGAGAGGGGCTAGCGGGGCGGTGGTTCTCCCCCCTGGAGCTCCACGTGCTGCCGAAGCTCGGGAAGGTCCCCGTGGAGGATCTCGACCAGCGCGACATCCGCGACGTGCTTGCGCCGCTGTGGCACACGAAGGCCGACACCGCGCGCAAGGCGCTCAACCGCCTTGGCATCGTGCTGCGCCATGCCGCGGCCCTCGGGCTCGAGGTCGACCTGCAGGCCACCGACAAGGCCCGCGCGCTTCTCGGCAAGTCCCGCCACGCCGCGCAGAACATCCCCGCCCTGCCGTGGCAGGACGTGCCAGGGTTCTACGCCTCGCTCGGCGAGCCGACGGTCACCCACCTCGCCTTGCGGCTTCTGATCCTCACGGGGGTCCGCTCGGCGCCGCTGCGCGCGCTGCGCTTCGAGCAGATCGAGGGAGACATTTGGACGATCCCCGGCGAGGCCATGAAGGGGCGCCGGGGCCGCACGGAGGACTTCCGCGTGCCCCTCTCCCGCGAAGCGCTGCGGGTGATCGAGGCGGCCGGAGAATTCGAGCGCGACGGCTGGCTCTTTCCCTCCCCCCGCAAGGGCGTGATCAGCGATGCGGCCATGGCGCGGCTGATGGAGCGCCGGGGCATGGCCGAGCGCCCGCACGGGTTTCGCTCGAGCGTGCGCACGTGGCTCGCCGAGGCGACGGACGCGCCCCACGAGGTGGCAGAGACCGTGCTCGCACACGTGGCCGGCACCTCCGTGCAGCGGGCCTACCGGCGGACCGACTTTCTCGAGCAGCGCCGCGGGCTGATGGAGCGGTGGGCAGGGCACGTGACGGGGGAGAGCGGGGCGTTGGTTCGGTTCGGGCAGGCCAGCTGA
- the soxX gene encoding sulfur oxidation c-type cytochrome SoxX translates to MRRYALGIAAPLVCAAGIAAAETVAPSEVTYDEYGAVEVSLSGAPGDPENGRVLMDKGAGNCIACHAVTDLEELGFHGEIGPMLDGVADRWTEADLRGIVANAKMMFPETMMPSFYKTTGYVRPGDAYTGKAAEGELDPLLTAQEVEDVVAYLMTLKES, encoded by the coding sequence ATGAGACGCTATGCGCTTGGAATCGCGGCGCCCCTCGTCTGCGCCGCCGGCATCGCCGCGGCGGAGACCGTGGCCCCGTCCGAGGTGACGTACGACGAGTACGGGGCCGTCGAGGTCTCGCTCTCGGGCGCGCCGGGCGATCCGGAGAACGGCCGCGTCCTGATGGACAAGGGGGCGGGCAACTGCATCGCCTGCCACGCGGTCACCGACCTCGAGGAGCTGGGCTTCCACGGCGAGATCGGGCCGATGCTCGACGGCGTGGCCGACCGCTGGACCGAGGCCGACCTGCGCGGGATCGTGGCCAACGCCAAGATGATGTTCCCCGAGACGATGATGCCGTCGTTCTACAAGACCACCGGCTACGTCCGGCCCGGCGACGCCTACACCGGCAAGGCCGCCGAGGGCGAGCTGGACCCGCTGCTGACGGCCCAGGAGGTCGAGGACGTGGTGGCCTACCTCATGACATTGAAGGAGAGCTGA
- the soxB gene encoding thiosulfohydrolase SoxB → MISRRDFLQAAMAASALYGGSVPWARLAAQQAMTQDDLLRFDTSGNVTLIHVTDIHAQLVPVWFREPEVNIGVGDAAGQPPHLTGDDFLRRYGIEPRSPAQYALSYPDFDALARSYGRMGGADRIATVVKAIRAERPDALLLDGGDTWQGSLTALRTEGRDMVEVFNALGTDAMTAHWEFTLGLDRVNEIIENELRFPFLGANIFDAEWDEPAYEPFRMFERGGARIAVVGQAFPYMPIANPSYLFPGLSFGVREERMAEVVQQARDAGAEAVVVLSHNGFDVDRKMAASVPGIDVILTGHTHDALPEPLLVGKTHLIASGSHGKFVSRLDLDVRDGAVQSVAHKLIPIFSDVIAPDPDMRALVEAQRAPFLSELTEVIGRTDSLLYRRGNFNGTWDDLICKALLEEREADIALSPGFRWGASVIPGQDITREDIFNVTAMSYPEAYRTEMTGAQLHTVMEDVADNLFHPDPYYQQGGDMVRVGGLGYRIDIAKPQGSRITEMTLLKTGERLDPDGTYAVAGWASVNPDVEGPPIWDVVESYIAREGTVSVGPNASVIVDGA, encoded by the coding sequence ATGATCTCCCGGCGCGACTTCCTCCAGGCGGCCATGGCGGCGTCGGCCCTCTACGGCGGCAGCGTCCCCTGGGCGCGGCTCGCCGCGCAGCAGGCCATGACGCAGGACGACCTCCTGCGCTTCGACACCTCGGGCAACGTCACGCTGATCCACGTCACCGACATCCACGCCCAGCTTGTGCCGGTCTGGTTCCGCGAGCCCGAGGTCAACATCGGCGTCGGCGATGCGGCCGGCCAGCCGCCGCACCTGACCGGCGACGACTTCCTGCGCCGCTACGGCATCGAGCCGCGCTCGCCGGCGCAGTATGCCCTGAGCTACCCGGACTTCGACGCGTTGGCACGGTCTTACGGTCGCATGGGCGGCGCCGACCGCATCGCCACCGTGGTCAAGGCGATCCGCGCCGAGCGCCCGGACGCGCTGCTGCTCGACGGCGGCGACACCTGGCAGGGCAGCCTAACAGCCCTGCGCACCGAAGGGCGCGACATGGTCGAGGTGTTCAACGCGCTGGGCACCGACGCCATGACCGCGCATTGGGAGTTCACGCTCGGCCTCGACCGGGTGAACGAGATCATCGAGAACGAACTGCGCTTCCCGTTCCTCGGCGCCAACATCTTCGACGCCGAATGGGACGAGCCGGCCTACGAGCCCTTCCGGATGTTCGAGCGGGGCGGGGCGCGCATCGCCGTGGTCGGGCAGGCCTTCCCCTACATGCCGATCGCCAACCCCTCCTACCTGTTCCCGGGCCTCAGCTTCGGGGTGCGCGAGGAGCGCATGGCCGAGGTCGTCCAGCAGGCCCGCGACGCAGGCGCCGAGGCGGTCGTGGTCCTGTCCCACAACGGCTTCGACGTGGACCGCAAGATGGCCGCGAGCGTGCCGGGCATCGACGTGATCCTGACGGGCCACACCCACGACGCGCTGCCCGAGCCGCTGCTGGTCGGCAAGACCCACCTCATCGCGAGCGGATCGCACGGCAAGTTCGTCAGCCGCCTCGACCTCGACGTGCGGGACGGTGCGGTGCAGTCGGTCGCCCACAAGCTGATCCCGATCTTCTCGGACGTGATCGCCCCCGACCCGGACATGCGCGCCCTGGTCGAGGCGCAGCGCGCGCCCTTCCTCTCCGAGCTGACCGAGGTGATCGGCCGCACGGACTCGCTGCTCTACCGCCGGGGCAACTTCAACGGGACCTGGGACGACCTGATCTGCAAGGCCCTCCTGGAGGAGCGCGAGGCCGACATCGCCCTCTCGCCCGGCTTCCGCTGGGGCGCGAGCGTGATCCCGGGGCAGGACATCACCCGCGAGGACATCTTCAACGTCACCGCCATGAGCTACCCCGAGGCCTACCGCACCGAGATGACCGGCGCGCAGCTTCACACGGTCATGGAGGACGTGGCCGACAACCTGTTCCACCCCGACCCCTACTACCAGCAGGGCGGCGACATGGTGCGGGTGGGCGGCCTCGGCTACCGCATCGACATCGCGAAGCCCCAGGGCAGCCGCATCACCGAGATGACGCTGCTGAAGACGGGCGAGCGCCTCGATCCGGACGGCACCTACGCGGTGGCCGGCTGGGCCAGCGTGAACCCAGACGTCGAGGGCCCGCCCATCTGGGACGTGGTGGAATCTTACATCGCCCGCGAGGGCACCGTCTCGGTCGGGCCGAACGCTTCGGTGATCGTCGATGGGGCGTGA
- the soxZ gene encoding thiosulfate oxidation carrier complex protein SoxZ, whose product MAEGVKPRVRVPGEAAAGETIQIKTLISHPMESGQRKDSDGNTIPRSIINRFTVDFEGENVIDVTLEPAISTNPYFEFEATVPASGTFVFTWYDDDGDVYTEEKAITVS is encoded by the coding sequence ATGGCTGAAGGCGTGAAGCCCCGCGTCCGCGTCCCCGGAGAGGCCGCGGCCGGCGAGACGATCCAGATCAAGACGCTGATCTCGCACCCGATGGAATCGGGCCAGCGCAAGGACAGCGACGGCAACACCATCCCGCGCTCGATCATCAACCGGTTCACGGTCGACTTCGAGGGCGAGAACGTCATCGACGTGACGCTGGAGCCGGCGATCTCCACCAACCCGTACTTCGAGTTCGAGGCGACCGTGCCGGCCTCCGGCACCTTCGTGTTCACGTGGTACGACGACGACGGCGACGTCTACACCGAGGAAAAGGCCATCACGGTCTCCTGA
- a CDS encoding AlpA family transcriptional regulator translates to MTKIHRRAELEQMLGISRSTIYAWLKAGRFPPPLRLGERAVGWRASDIEAWLAERAPAGATGPAGG, encoded by the coding sequence ATGACCAAGATCCACCGCCGCGCGGAGCTCGAGCAGATGCTCGGGATCAGCCGCTCGACGATCTACGCCTGGCTGAAGGCCGGGCGGTTCCCGCCGCCCCTGCGCCTCGGCGAGCGGGCCGTGGGATGGCGCGCCAGCGACATCGAGGCCTGGCTCGCCGAGCGCGCCCCCGCGGGCGCTACTGGGCCGGCCGGAGGCTAA
- a CDS encoding helix-turn-helix transcriptional regulator produces MALPVFGPETTEEELDRMVENATAASNFLKAISHEGRLMILCHLASGEKSVTELETLLSARQAAVSQQLGRLRLEGLVQPRREGKAIYYSLTDDRATRIMDVVYDLFCREADGEERSRS; encoded by the coding sequence ATGGCCCTACCCGTCTTCGGACCCGAAACCACCGAGGAGGAGCTCGACCGCATGGTGGAGAACGCCACGGCGGCGTCGAACTTCCTCAAGGCGATCAGCCACGAGGGGCGGCTGATGATCCTGTGCCACCTGGCATCGGGCGAGAAGTCGGTGACGGAGCTGGAGACCCTGCTCTCGGCGCGCCAGGCGGCGGTCTCGCAGCAGCTCGGGCGGCTGCGCCTCGAGGGGCTGGTGCAGCCCCGGCGCGAGGGCAAGGCGATCTACTACTCGTTGACCGACGACCGCGCGACGCGGATCATGGACGTGGTCTACGACCTGTTCTGCCGCGAGGCGGACGGGGAGGAGCGCTCACGCTCCTGA
- the soxY gene encoding thiosulfate oxidation carrier protein SoxY: protein MRLTRRDTLMLGGAAAALAALPMQAHAAVDEAIAAFTGGAEVGSEGITLTAPEIAENGNTVPVEVSAPGAEAIMLLAAGNPNPDVGTFNFGPLAASQYAATRIRLAGTQDVVAIARMPDGSFVQASQEVKVTIGGCGG from the coding sequence ATGCGACTGACGCGACGCGACACGCTGATGCTCGGCGGCGCCGCGGCGGCGCTCGCCGCGCTGCCGATGCAGGCCCATGCGGCCGTGGACGAGGCCATCGCCGCGTTCACCGGCGGCGCCGAGGTGGGCTCCGAGGGGATCACCCTGACCGCGCCTGAGATCGCCGAGAACGGCAACACGGTACCCGTCGAGGTGTCGGCCCCCGGCGCCGAGGCGATCATGCTGCTGGCCGCCGGCAATCCCAACCCCGACGTGGGAACGTTCAACTTCGGCCCGCTCGCCGCCTCGCAGTACGCGGCCACGCGGATCCGCCTCGCCGGCACGCAGGACGTGGTCGCCATCGCGCGGATGCCGGACGGCAGCTTCGTGCAGGCCTCGCAGGAGGTGAAGGTGACCATCGGCGGATGCGGCGGCTGA
- the soxC gene encoding sulfite dehydrogenase, whose translation MTKTTTRRGLLRGGIAAAGAGALAPVAARAAGDPAITELQPWMQQLGDGVDARPYGMPSPFEAHVKRRNVDWLTADPVSSVNFTPLHEMEGIITPNGLCFERHHAGIAEVDPAQHRLMINGMVDRELVFTMEDLARFPRHNRVYFLECAANSGMEWRGAQLSGCQFTHGMIHNVMYTGVMLRDVLASAGVKPGAAWILPEGADASAMTRSVPLEKALEDCMIATHMNGERLRPEQGYPVRLVVPGWEGNMWVKWLRRIEVGDQPWHHREETSKYTDLLADGEARRFTWAMDAKSVITNPSPQAPITHGPGPTVITGVAWSGRGTIPRVDVTLDGGRNWHVARMDGPSLDKSMHRFYFEFDWDGTPLLLQSRAHDSTGYVQPTKDALRAVRGENSIYHNNGIQTWHVDERGEAENVEVG comes from the coding sequence ATGACGAAGACGACGACGCGGCGCGGGCTGCTGCGCGGCGGGATCGCCGCCGCCGGGGCGGGCGCGCTCGCCCCCGTGGCGGCGCGGGCCGCCGGCGACCCGGCCATTACCGAGCTCCAGCCCTGGATGCAGCAGCTGGGCGACGGCGTGGACGCGCGGCCCTACGGGATGCCGTCCCCCTTTGAGGCCCACGTGAAGCGCCGCAACGTGGACTGGCTGACGGCCGACCCGGTCTCCTCGGTCAACTTTACGCCGCTCCACGAGATGGAGGGCATCATCACCCCCAACGGCCTGTGCTTCGAGCGCCACCACGCCGGCATCGCCGAGGTGGACCCCGCCCAGCACCGGTTGATGATCAACGGCATGGTGGACCGCGAGCTGGTCTTCACGATGGAGGATCTCGCGCGGTTCCCCCGGCACAACCGGGTCTACTTCCTGGAATGCGCGGCCAACTCCGGCATGGAGTGGCGCGGCGCCCAGCTCAGCGGCTGCCAGTTCACCCACGGCATGATCCACAACGTCATGTACACCGGCGTGATGCTGCGCGACGTGCTCGCCTCGGCGGGCGTAAAGCCCGGCGCGGCGTGGATCCTGCCCGAGGGTGCCGACGCCTCGGCCATGACCCGCTCGGTGCCGTTGGAGAAGGCGCTCGAGGACTGCATGATCGCCACCCACATGAACGGCGAGCGACTTCGCCCCGAGCAGGGCTATCCGGTCCGCCTCGTGGTGCCCGGCTGGGAGGGCAACATGTGGGTGAAGTGGCTGCGCCGCATCGAGGTCGGCGACCAGCCCTGGCACCACCGCGAAGAGACGTCGAAGTACACCGACCTCCTGGCCGACGGCGAGGCGCGCCGCTTCACCTGGGCCATGGACGCCAAGTCCGTGATCACGAACCCCTCGCCCCAGGCGCCCATCACCCACGGCCCCGGCCCGACCGTGATCACGGGCGTGGCCTGGTCGGGGCGCGGCACGATTCCGCGCGTGGACGTGACCCTCGACGGCGGGCGCAACTGGCACGTGGCGCGCATGGACGGGCCGAGCTTGGACAAGTCCATGCACCGCTTCTACTTCGAGTTCGACTGGGACGGCACGCCGCTCCTGCTGCAGTCCCGCGCCCACGACAGCACCGGCTACGTGCAGCCCACGAAGGACGCGCTGCGCGCGGTCCGGGGCGAGAACTCCATCTACCACAACAACGGCATCCAGACCTGGCATGTCGACGAGCGCGGGGAGGCCGAGAATGTCGAGGTCGGCTAA
- a CDS encoding cytochrome c biogenesis CcdA family protein, whose amino-acid sequence MFDVTIAGAVLAGLLSFLSPCILPMVPFYLGYLAGGSAAALEAGDVPAGTRRRAVVSALAFAAGVATIFVGLGATATLFGKVVREWFDVLRWIAAGIILLMGLHFLGVLRIGLLYRSFGQGAGGAATGGGGIVSGYVIGLAFAFGWTPCVGPVLAAILFMAGAQESVREGMVLLLAYAAGMTAPFVLAAAFVGPFMRWMRGFRRHLPVIEKAMGGVLVAFALLIATNSMNVIANWMLRFWPAIG is encoded by the coding sequence GTGTTCGACGTGACCATCGCAGGCGCCGTGCTGGCGGGACTCCTCAGCTTCCTGTCGCCCTGCATCCTGCCCATGGTGCCGTTCTACCTCGGCTACCTCGCGGGCGGCAGCGCGGCCGCGCTCGAGGCGGGCGACGTGCCGGCGGGCACGCGGCGGCGGGCGGTGGTCTCGGCGCTGGCCTTCGCGGCCGGGGTCGCCACGATCTTCGTGGGCCTCGGTGCCACCGCCACGCTGTTCGGGAAGGTGGTGCGCGAGTGGTTCGACGTGCTGCGCTGGATCGCGGCGGGAATCATCCTCCTGATGGGGCTCCACTTCCTCGGGGTGCTGCGGATCGGCCTGCTCTACCGCTCGTTTGGGCAGGGGGCGGGCGGCGCCGCGACGGGCGGCGGCGGCATCGTGTCCGGCTACGTGATCGGCCTCGCCTTCGCGTTCGGCTGGACGCCCTGCGTCGGGCCGGTTCTGGCGGCGATCCTGTTCATGGCCGGCGCGCAGGAGAGCGTGCGCGAGGGCATGGTCCTGCTGCTGGCCTATGCCGCGGGCATGACCGCGCCCTTCGTGCTGGCGGCGGCCTTCGTCGGGCCCTTCATGCGCTGGATGCGCGGCTTTCGGCGCCACTTGCCGGTCATCGAGAAGGCGATGGGGGGCGTGCTGGTCGCCTTCGCCCTGCTGATCGCCACCAATTCCATGAACGTGATCGCGAACTGGATGCTCCGGTTCTGGCCCGCGATCGGATAG
- a CDS encoding YeeE/YedE family protein, with protein MLETIGDGGAAALLGAFGGVLLGLAARLGRFCSLGAIEDALYGGSTERVRMWGVALGGAIFLSFAAEALGSADLSASAYLALRWSPLAVLVGGTLFGYGMAMAGNCGFGALARLGGGDLRSFVIVVVMGITAYAVMSGPFAGSRVWLFPDVAATAPQGIAHLAARATGLPVAAVGLATGAALLIGSLLAGGTRLPARTAAWGTVVAVAIASAWIGTSWIARTGFDGLPVVSHTFAGPLGATILWVMTASGSTVDFAVGSVAGVLAGAFLGSLKRGQFRWEACEDPRELRRQIGGAACMGVGAVLAMGCTIGQGLSAFSVLAYSAPLAAASIVLGAAIGLRQLITGFQAA; from the coding sequence ATGCTGGAAACGATCGGAGACGGCGGAGCCGCGGCGCTCCTGGGGGCATTCGGCGGCGTGCTGCTCGGCCTCGCCGCGCGGCTCGGGCGCTTCTGCAGCCTCGGGGCGATCGAGGACGCGCTCTACGGGGGCAGCACCGAGCGCGTCCGCATGTGGGGCGTGGCGCTCGGCGGCGCGATTTTCCTGTCCTTCGCCGCCGAGGCCCTCGGCTCGGCCGACCTCTCGGCCTCGGCCTACCTCGCGCTCCGGTGGTCGCCGCTGGCGGTCCTCGTTGGGGGCACCCTGTTCGGCTACGGCATGGCGATGGCGGGAAACTGCGGGTTCGGCGCGCTCGCGCGCCTGGGCGGGGGCGACCTGCGTTCGTTCGTGATCGTGGTGGTGATGGGGATCACTGCCTACGCCGTGATGTCCGGCCCCTTCGCGGGATCGCGCGTCTGGCTGTTTCCCGACGTGGCCGCCACGGCGCCGCAGGGCATCGCCCATCTGGCCGCCAGGGCGACCGGCCTGCCCGTCGCCGCCGTGGGGCTGGCCACGGGCGCGGCGCTGCTGATCGGATCGCTGCTGGCGGGGGGCACGCGGTTGCCCGCGCGCACCGCGGCCTGGGGCACGGTCGTCGCGGTGGCGATCGCCTCCGCGTGGATCGGCACCTCTTGGATCGCGCGGACCGGGTTCGACGGCCTGCCGGTGGTCTCGCACACCTTCGCCGGCCCGCTCGGCGCGACGATCCTCTGGGTGATGACCGCGAGCGGCAGCACCGTGGACTTCGCGGTCGGCTCGGTCGCCGGTGTGCTGGCGGGCGCGTTCCTCGGCAGCCTCAAGCGGGGCCAGTTCCGGTGGGAGGCCTGCGAGGACCCGCGCGAGCTGCGACGCCAGATCGGCGGCGCGGCCTGCATGGGCGTGGGCGCCGTGCTGGCGATGGGCTGCACCATCGGCCAGGGCCTGTCCGCCTTCTCGGTGCTGGCATACTCCGCACCCCTCGCCGCCGCCTCGATCGTGCTCGGCGCGGCGATCGGGTTGCGCCAGCTCATCACCGGGTTCCAGGCGGCCTGA